From Plasmodium brasilianum strain Bolivian I chromosome 5, whole genome shotgun sequence, the proteins below share one genomic window:
- a CDS encoding STP1 protein gives MQVLENYHGEINNSYKCKDNSYCISKFRAYKERFNNRKNNFNELRSFINENYKNKKNKILFPTLRNCNVFSPETFNKTPECIGTNQVLPPEPEILLQSKMLPKPQDQKTGASYNDSKGTYSTQYKTLELPKAETVDLRIVFHSTSSGDYNKFP, from the exons CGGCgaaattaataattcatataaatgtaaagatAATTCTTACTGCATAAGTAAATTCAGAGCTTATAAAGAGCGGTTCAACAatagaaaaaacaattttaatgaaCTTAGAAGCTtcattaatgaaaattacaaaaataaaaaaaacaaaatattatttccaACATTACGCAATTGCAACGTATTCAGTCCTGAAACATTCAACAAAACTCCTGAATGTATAGGAACAAATCAAGTC TTACCCCCGGAACCTGAAATATTACTTCAATCCAAAATGCTACCGAAACCTCAAGATCAAAAAACAGGAGCTTCATATAATGACTCTAAAGGTACATATTCTACTCAATATAAAACATTAGAACTTCCTAAAGCTGAAACTGTAGATCTACGTATAGTATTTCATAGTACATCATCCGGTGACTATAATAAATTCCCATAA
- a CDS encoding fam-l protein has translation MEKRMKLLFFIKMSAFMLLIWICHIYNEASMFNISQDENYINDRKLCTRTCRVLTKCNQNRDSSIVGIKENMPNIELRGKKDISNNEKGIYIKSKKSNGSSLNTVRGNKKDRKNMSCIFETKKYSRVEKKIFKELDYIDFLKNNRIISDRIYQKIICKKFALRLSVPILLFLSLLTVFLVELFYGNGLVHGSFKLLNLIIGEKWGKSIRDALPSKGLEWLFKPFTSDKSSKSLYPLNNIFGFILYFVPFIILGITLISRVIYYHKKVKKYEKIKFRHR, from the exons atggaaaaaagaatgaagttactattttttattaaaatgtcTGCATTTATGCTTTTAATTTGGATATGTCATATTTACAATGAAGcg AGTATGTTTAACATATCTCAGGATGAGAACTATATCAATGATAGAAAATTATGTACAAGAACTTGTCGAGTGCTAACAAAATGTAATCAGAATAGGGATTCAAGTATTGTAgggataaaagaaaatatgccAAATATTGAACTcagaggaaaaaaagatatatctaataatgaaaagggaatttatataaagagCAAAAAATCAAATGGGAGTTCATTAAATACGGTTAGAGGAAATAAGAAAGATAGGAAGAATATGTCTTGTATTTTTGAAACAAAGAAATATTCTCGtgtagaaaagaaaatattcaaagaactAGATTATAtagattttcttaaaaacaaCAGGATAATTAGTGATAGGATttaccaaaaaataatatgtaagAAATTTGCATTACGACTTAGTGTACCTATATTATTGTTCTTGTCATTATTAACAGTATTTCTAGTAgaacttttttatggtaatGGACTTGTACATGGGTCGTTTAAGTTATTGAACTTAATAATTGGAGAAAAGTGGGGTAAATCTATAAGAGATGCTTTGCCTTCTAAAGGTTTGGAATGGTTGTTCAAACCTTTTACTAGCGATAAATCAAGTAAATCACTATATCCTTTAAACAACATATTTggatttatattatatttcgtACCTTTCATTATATTAGGTATTACACTTATATCAAGAGTTATttattaccataaaaaagttaaaaaatatgaaaaaattaagttcagACATagataa